A region of Halarcobacter mediterraneus DNA encodes the following proteins:
- a CDS encoding L-lactate dehydrogenase: MLNYSKIGVIGAGNVGAAIVNALVLRNIGKEIVLFNRDKNKAVAEAMDIDDTIPLLSEMKIKATNKYEDISDCNVIAITVGARQKEGETRLELLGRNTKITKEIITKLDKFAPNAVLIMVSNPVDILTRVAQETSSRDKKKIFGSGTVLDTSRLRYQVGKELNVNRKNVHIHVVGEHGDSEFAVWSNAIIGSIKLKNFPLPKNLELKEMKEKTMQIVKKRAYEIIQRKGYTNFGVAIAVAKLIQCVIRDEKKIFSVSVGANEEYNLEKGTVLSLPCVIGSLGIEHRLRLSLNKKEKVQLLTASKSLDEAYKKIKP, translated from the coding sequence ATGTTAAACTATTCTAAAATAGGTGTTATTGGTGCAGGAAATGTAGGTGCAGCTATTGTTAATGCACTTGTTCTTAGAAATATTGGTAAAGAAATAGTCTTATTTAATAGAGATAAAAATAAAGCTGTTGCCGAAGCAATGGATATCGATGATACAATTCCTTTATTATCTGAAATGAAAATCAAAGCCACTAATAAATATGAAGACATTTCTGATTGCAATGTAATTGCAATCACAGTTGGAGCAAGACAAAAAGAAGGAGAAACGAGGTTAGAACTCCTTGGAAGAAATACAAAAATTACAAAAGAAATAATAACAAAACTTGATAAATTCGCACCCAATGCTGTACTTATAATGGTATCGAATCCTGTAGATATTCTTACAAGGGTAGCACAAGAAACAAGTTCAAGAGATAAGAAAAAAATATTTGGATCAGGAACTGTTTTAGATACTTCAAGACTACGTTATCAAGTAGGAAAAGAATTAAATGTTAATAGAAAAAATGTACATATTCACGTCGTAGGAGAACATGGAGATAGTGAATTTGCAGTGTGGTCAAATGCTATTATAGGTTCAATTAAACTAAAAAACTTTCCTTTACCAAAAAATTTAGAGCTTAAAGAAATGAAAGAAAAAACTATGCAAATAGTAAAAAAAAGAGCCTATGAAATAATACAAAGAAAAGGTTATACAAATTTTGGAGTAGCAATTGCTGTTGCAAAACTTATTCAATGTGTTATAAGGGATGAGAAAAAAATATTTTCAGTTTCCGTAGGAGCAAATGAAGAATATAATCTGGAAAAAGGTACAGTATTAAGTCTTCCTTGTGTAATTGGTTCTTTAGGAATTGAACATAGACTAAGATTATCTTTAAATAAAAAAGAAAAAGTTCAACTTCTCACTGCATCAAAAAGTTTAGATGAAGCATATAAGAAAATCAAGCCTTAA
- a CDS encoding TRAP transporter substrate-binding protein, which produces MTKTMKGIVSSVAVASMLLFTGCGDTKKENNESQTTKQTAEQFVLKFSHVVSANTPKGQAADFFEKRLEELSEGRIDVQVYPSSQLYTDNAVLKALKLDSVQMAAPAFSKFGKIVPQLALFDLPFLFKDIDHLHRVQDGEVGQKLKDMVTDKGYVALSFWDNGFKQLSSSQKPLVLPEDAQGQKFRIMSSKVLEAQFHAVGANPQMMPFSEVYSGLQQGVIDAAENPISNIYTKKFHEVQKYLTISYHGYLGYLVVLSKKFCNSLPADLQEDVKQAMNEATEKERQLAADLNNEQFNLIKEYADSTGKLEILHLTDEQKEAWRTAVSKIYPEFYDNNKIGEDLIKGALATE; this is translated from the coding sequence ATGACAAAAACAATGAAAGGGATAGTATCGAGTGTAGCGGTAGCTTCGATGTTATTATTCACAGGTTGTGGAGATACTAAAAAAGAAAACAATGAATCTCAAACAACTAAACAAACTGCTGAGCAATTTGTATTAAAATTTTCTCATGTTGTAAGTGCTAATACACCTAAAGGGCAAGCTGCTGATTTCTTTGAAAAAAGACTTGAGGAGTTATCAGAAGGTAGAATTGATGTTCAAGTTTACCCTTCTTCTCAACTTTATACTGATAATGCTGTTTTAAAAGCTTTAAAGTTAGATTCTGTTCAAATGGCTGCACCTGCTTTTTCTAAATTTGGTAAGATTGTTCCTCAATTAGCTTTATTTGATTTACCTTTCTTATTTAAAGATATTGATCATTTACATAGAGTTCAAGATGGTGAAGTTGGTCAAAAACTTAAAGATATGGTTACTGATAAGGGATATGTTGCTTTATCTTTTTGGGATAATGGTTTTAAACAATTATCTTCTTCTCAAAAACCTTTAGTTCTTCCTGAAGATGCTCAAGGTCAAAAATTTAGAATTATGTCTTCTAAAGTTTTAGAAGCTCAATTCCATGCTGTTGGTGCTAACCCTCAAATGATGCCTTTCTCTGAAGTTTATTCTGGATTACAGCAAGGTGTTATTGATGCGGCTGAGAACCCTATTTCTAATATTTATACGAAAAAGTTCCATGAGGTTCAAAAGTATTTAACTATTTCTTATCATGGTTACTTAGGTTATTTAGTTGTTTTATCTAAAAAATTCTGTAATTCTTTACCTGCTGATTTACAAGAAGATGTTAAACAAGCTATGAATGAAGCTACTGAAAAAGAAAGACAACTTGCTGCTGATTTAAACAATGAACAATTTAACTTAATCAAAGAATATGCTGATTCTACTGGTAAGTTAGAAATCCTTCATTTAACTGATGAGCAAAAAGAGGCTTGGAGAACTGCTGTTAGTAAAATTTATCCTGAATTCTACGACAACAATAAAATCGGTGAAGACCTTATTAAAGGCGCATTAGCGACGGAGTAA
- a CDS encoding TRAP transporter substrate-binding protein, with amino-acid sequence MTKTMKGIVSSVAVASMLLFTGCGDTKKENNESQTTKQTAEQFVLKFSHVVSANTPKGQAADFFEKRLEELSEGRIDVQVYPSSQLYTDNAVLKALKLDSVQMAAPAFSKFGKIVPQLALFDLPFLFKDIDHLHRVQDGEVGQKLKDMVTDKGYVALSFWDNGFKQLSSSQKPLVLPEDAQGQKFRIMSSKVLEAQFHAVGANPQMMPFSEVYSGLQQGVIDAAENPISNIYTKKFHEVQKYLTISDHGYLGYLVVLSKKFWNSLPADLQEDVKQAMNEATEKERQLAADLNNEQFNLIKEYADSTGKLEILHLTDEQKEAWRTAVSKIYPEFYDNNKIGEDLIKGALNTK; translated from the coding sequence ATGACAAAAACAATGAAAGGGATAGTATCGAGTGTAGCGGTAGCTTCGATGTTATTATTCACAGGTTGTGGAGATACTAAAAAAGAAAACAATGAATCTCAAACAACTAAACAAACTGCTGAGCAATTTGTATTAAAATTTTCTCATGTTGTAAGTGCTAATACACCTAAAGGGCAAGCTGCTGATTTCTTTGAAAAAAGACTTGAGGAGTTATCAGAAGGTAGAATTGATGTTCAAGTTTACCCTTCTTCTCAACTTTATACTGATAATGCTGTTTTAAAAGCTTTAAAGTTAGATTCTGTTCAAATGGCTGCACCTGCTTTTTCTAAATTTGGTAAGATTGTTCCTCAATTAGCTTTATTTGATTTACCTTTCTTATTTAAAGATATTGATCATTTACATAGAGTTCAAGATGGTGAAGTTGGTCAAAAACTTAAAGATATGGTTACTGATAAGGGATATGTTGCTTTATCTTTTTGGGATAATGGTTTTAAACAATTATCTTCTTCTCAAAAACCTTTAGTTCTTCCTGAAGATGCTCAAGGTCAAAAATTTAGAATTATGTCTTCTAAAGTTTTAGAAGCTCAATTCCATGCTGTTGGTGCTAACCCTCAAATGATGCCTTTCTCTGAAGTTTATTCTGGATTACAGCAAGGTGTTATTGATGCGGCTGAGAACCCTATTTCTAATATTTATACGAAAAAGTTCCATGAGGTTCAAAAGTATTTAACTATTTCTGATCATGGTTACTTAGGTTATTTAGTTGTTTTATCTAAAAAATTCTGGAATTCTTTACCTGCTGATTTACAAGAAGATGTTAAACAAGCTATGAATGAAGCTACTGAAAAAGAAAGACAACTTGCTGCTGATTTAAACAATGAACAATTTAACTTAATCAAAGAATATGCTGATTCTACTGGTAAGTTAGAAATCCTTCATTTAACTGATGAGCAAAAAGAGGCTTGGAGAACTGCTGTTAGTAAAATTTATCCTGAATTCTACGACAACAATAAAATCGGTGAAGACCTTATTAAAGGCGCACTTAACACAAAATAA
- a CDS encoding TRAP transporter small permease, which produces MIVLKTISKIIGFINQSIAAIGISAGVAVAFINVVARYVFDASLVWATELTVFLFLWSVFFGAAYCFKKDAHIAVTIILDLMPSRIAKIMLLLSHLVTFIFLCAVSYYGYEYILLVIDLDERSIDLWNIPMWVIYLVIPISFAFAAYRVAERIHGILSTSHDKILKESEAEMILAELGEKQSDNKNEHVKELNNMVKEVEKKTGGML; this is translated from the coding sequence ATGATTGTATTAAAAACTATTAGTAAAATTATTGGATTTATTAACCAATCAATTGCAGCCATCGGTATTTCTGCCGGGGTTGCAGTTGCATTTATAAATGTTGTAGCAAGATATGTATTTGATGCTTCACTGGTATGGGCAACAGAATTAACGGTATTCTTGTTTTTATGGAGTGTATTTTTTGGAGCAGCATACTGTTTTAAAAAAGATGCTCATATTGCAGTTACAATTATTTTGGATTTAATGCCATCTAGAATTGCAAAAATTATGCTTCTACTTTCCCATCTAGTAACTTTTATTTTCTTATGTGCTGTTTCATATTATGGATATGAATATATTTTATTAGTTATTGATTTAGATGAAAGATCAATTGATCTTTGGAATATACCAATGTGGGTAATTTATCTTGTTATCCCTATTTCTTTTGCTTTTGCAGCATATAGAGTAGCAGAAAGAATTCATGGTATTTTATCTACAAGCCATGATAAAATCTTAAAAGAGAGTGAAGCTGAAATGATTTTAGCAGAACTTGGAGAAAAACAAAGTGACAATAAAAATGAACATGTAAAAGAACTAAATAATATGGTAAAAGAAGTTGAAAAGAAAACAGGAGGAATGCTATGA
- a CDS encoding ATP-binding protein, translated as MKKLILLLIFICLNFLEANENINLNQEEKQWIKNNPIVTFSEVNWIPLSIIKDNKMEGIMADYLNIISKKTGIKFKYIPSENWKDAINKFKKKEIDLLPGVDSSMNEIHNGIISDLYISYPMVIVTSTSKYKHLKDLNSLKNKTIAVPKYYTSYNFIKENYPKINIVQTDSITEALLLVEKERVDAFIGHIATSIYYMTENYLKNLKISGTTSFMYDHRFLLQKDQKVLLSIINKTIHSISYEEKKDIYSRWTQPTIIKERIDYTTIFIIVFMASLIIIFLIYRHQLLKKINQDMLKILNSSIDGVIVSQNNKCISINNYALKILEYDKKEFLGKNILDLVIKEDKKTIINNLRKEYNKTFEIKILTAKGKVLPLLIKISKAKINNKNVVISSFVDLTQTKQKEAVLYQQSKMAAMGEMIGNIAHQWRQPLSTISVAATGVIIQKEMGTLKDKDLYSALNTINDSSQLLSKIIEDFRNFFRPNIKEKEKVFIEDLINNTLKLIEAQFNAQSIHIIKNITCNEELFTINNKLIQVLLNILNNSRDALEIFNETQEKKLIFIDVLKEENYLVIKIYDNAGGIEEKIINRVFEPYFTTKHQAQGTGIGLYMTEELVTKHLDGQIFVFNKNFNYFNKNYKGACFEIRFEL; from the coding sequence ATGAAAAAATTAATATTATTACTAATATTCATCTGCCTAAACTTTTTAGAAGCAAATGAAAACATAAACCTAAACCAAGAAGAAAAACAATGGATTAAAAATAATCCTATCGTAACTTTTAGTGAAGTAAACTGGATTCCACTATCAATTATTAAAGATAATAAGATGGAAGGGATAATGGCAGACTATTTAAATATTATCTCAAAAAAAACTGGAATAAAGTTTAAATATATACCTTCAGAAAACTGGAAAGATGCTATAAATAAATTTAAGAAAAAAGAGATTGATTTACTTCCAGGTGTAGATTCTAGTATGAATGAAATACACAATGGAATAATAAGTGATTTATATATTTCCTATCCAATGGTAATTGTAACATCAACATCTAAATATAAACATTTAAAAGATTTAAATAGCTTAAAAAATAAAACTATTGCTGTTCCAAAATACTACACTAGTTATAACTTTATAAAAGAGAACTATCCAAAGATAAATATAGTTCAAACAGATTCTATAACAGAAGCATTACTTCTTGTTGAAAAAGAAAGAGTTGATGCCTTTATTGGACATATTGCCACTTCTATATATTATATGACTGAAAATTATTTAAAAAATTTAAAAATATCAGGTACAACATCGTTTATGTATGACCATAGATTTTTACTTCAAAAAGACCAAAAAGTCTTATTATCTATTATTAATAAAACTATTCATTCTATCTCATATGAAGAGAAAAAAGACATATACTCAAGATGGACACAACCAACAATAATAAAAGAAAGAATAGACTATACTACTATTTTTATTATTGTATTTATGGCATCATTGATTATTATTTTTCTTATATATAGACATCAATTATTGAAAAAAATAAATCAAGATATGTTAAAAATATTAAATAGTTCTATAGATGGTGTTATAGTAAGTCAAAACAATAAATGTATTAGTATAAATAACTATGCTTTAAAAATTTTAGAATATGATAAAAAAGAGTTTTTAGGGAAAAATATTTTAGATTTAGTTATTAAAGAAGATAAGAAAACAATAATAAATAATTTGAGAAAAGAATATAATAAAACTTTTGAAATAAAAATTCTTACAGCAAAAGGAAAAGTTCTTCCTTTATTAATAAAAATAAGCAAGGCAAAAATAAATAATAAAAATGTAGTTATTTCATCTTTTGTAGATTTAACTCAAACAAAACAAAAAGAAGCTGTTTTATATCAACAATCAAAAATGGCTGCAATGGGAGAGATGATAGGGAATATTGCTCATCAATGGAGACAGCCATTATCTACAATTTCTGTAGCGGCAACAGGAGTAATAATACAAAAGGAAATGGGTACATTAAAAGATAAAGACTTATACTCAGCTTTAAATACAATAAATGATTCTAGTCAACTTTTATCAAAAATAATTGAAGACTTTAGAAACTTTTTTAGACCAAATATAAAAGAAAAAGAAAAAGTTTTTATTGAAGATTTAATTAATAATACTTTGAAACTAATTGAAGCTCAATTTAATGCACAAAGTATTCATATTATAAAAAATATTACTTGTAATGAAGAACTTTTTACAATAAATAATAAGTTAATACAAGTCTTACTAAATATATTAAATAATTCACGTGATGCACTTGAGATCTTCAATGAAACTCAAGAGAAAAAACTAATCTTTATTGATGTATTAAAAGAAGAAAATTATTTAGTAATAAAAATCTATGACAATGCCGGAGGAATAGAAGAAAAGATTATAAATAGAGTTTTTGAACCCTATTTTACTACAAAACATCAAGCACAAGGAACAGGAATTGGTTTATATATGACCGAAGAACTTGTGACAAAACATTTAGATGGTCAAATTTTTGTTTTTAATAAAAACTTTAACTATTTTAATAAAAACTATAAAGGTGCATGTTTTGAAATAAGATTTGAACTTTAA
- a CDS encoding TRAP transporter large permease, whose protein sequence is MSVAVLFGIFFFLVILGTPIAICLGAATFVTLLLFTPISPIEVSAMIFNKVEHYSLMAIPMFIFAGNLLSKGSAAQRIIEFAKSVVGHLPGGLPISAIFASIIFAAVSGSSPATVVAIGSIMFGAIMQAGYPKKYAVGTIATAGSLGILIPPSIVLIVYGVTAEVSIGKLFMAGVVPGIMLGIMMMVVTYIGARRLGFERTEPKPFKERLAKMKDASWGLMTIVLVIGGIYGGIFTPTEAAAVACVWAFIVSVFIYKDIKITEIWPTALESAKTTAMIMFIIANAMLFAHFLTIENIPQAITEALVEANVNKYMFLIAVNLLLILAGSFMEPSAIIMIMVPLLLPVAVALGIDPIHFGIIITVNMELGMVSPPVGLNLFVTSGLTGMSIKDVIVAAFPWTMTILVGLILVTYIPQITMFLPNLMYGG, encoded by the coding sequence ATGAGTGTAGCTGTATTATTTGGAATATTTTTCTTTTTAGTTATTTTAGGAACTCCTATTGCAATTTGTCTTGGAGCTGCTACTTTTGTAACACTATTATTATTTACTCCTATTTCACCTATTGAAGTATCAGCAATGATATTTAACAAAGTAGAACATTACTCTTTAATGGCAATTCCAATGTTTATTTTTGCAGGGAATCTATTATCAAAAGGTAGTGCTGCACAAAGAATTATTGAGTTTGCTAAATCTGTAGTAGGTCATCTTCCTGGTGGGCTTCCTATTTCTGCAATTTTTGCTTCAATAATATTTGCAGCTGTATCTGGTTCTTCTCCTGCTACTGTTGTTGCTATTGGTTCAATTATGTTTGGGGCAATTATGCAAGCTGGATATCCAAAGAAATATGCAGTCGGGACTATTGCAACAGCTGGTTCTCTTGGAATTTTGATACCACCCTCAATTGTATTAATCGTTTATGGAGTTACAGCTGAAGTTTCTATTGGTAAACTATTTATGGCTGGGGTTGTTCCTGGAATAATGCTTGGTATTATGATGATGGTTGTAACATATATTGGTGCAAGAAGATTAGGCTTTGAAAGAACTGAACCAAAACCTTTTAAAGAGAGATTAGCAAAAATGAAAGATGCCTCATGGGGACTTATGACTATTGTTTTAGTTATTGGTGGTATCTATGGAGGTATTTTTACACCAACTGAAGCTGCTGCTGTAGCTTGCGTTTGGGCATTTATCGTTTCTGTTTTTATTTATAAAGATATAAAAATCACTGAAATATGGCCAACTGCTTTAGAGTCTGCAAAAACTACTGCAATGATTATGTTTATTATTGCAAATGCAATGTTATTTGCACACTTTTTAACAATTGAAAATATTCCTCAAGCAATTACTGAAGCTTTAGTTGAAGCAAATGTAAATAAATATATGTTCTTAATAGCTGTTAACTTACTTCTAATTTTAGCTGGTTCATTTATGGAACCAAGTGCTATTATTATGATTATGGTACCTTTATTACTTCCTGTTGCCGTTGCACTTGGAATTGATCCTATTCATTTTGGTATTATTATTACAGTTAATATGGAACTTGGAATGGTATCCCCACCTGTAGGATTAAATTTATTTGTTACATCTGGACTTACTGGAATGAGTATAAAAGATGTTATTGTAGCAGCCTTCCCTTGGACAATGACTATCTTAGTAGGATTAATTTTAGTAACTTATATTCCTCAGATTACTATGTTTTTACCTAACTTGATGTATGGTGGTTAA